From a region of the Lactuca sativa cultivar Salinas chromosome 4, Lsat_Salinas_v11, whole genome shotgun sequence genome:
- the LOC111907002 gene encoding arginase 1, mitochondrial: MMKIGRRGIHYLHTLNSVPKDVIEKGQNRVMEASLTLIRERAKLKGELVRALGGAKASASLLGVPLGHNSSFLQGPAFAPPRIREAIWCGSTNATTEEGKELNDPRILTDVGDVPVQELRDCGIDDDRLMNIISESVKLVMEESPLRPLVLGGDHSISYPVVRAVSEKLGGPVDVLHLDAHPDIYDCFEGNKYSHASSFARIMEGGYARRLLQVGIRSITSEGREQGKRFGVEQYEMRTFSKDRPFLENLKLGEGVKGVYISIDVDCLDPAFAPGVSHIEPGGLSFRDVLNILHNLQADVVGADVVEFNPQRDTVDGMTGMVAAKLVRELTAKISK, translated from the exons ATGATGAAGATTGGGAGAAGAGGAATTCATTATCTACACACATTAAACAGTGTTCCTAAGGATGTGATAGAGAAGGGACAGAACCGAGTCATGGAGGCATCTCTTACACTCATTCGTGAGAGGGCAAAACTTAAG GGAGAGCTAGTTCGTGCATTAGGTGGTGCTAAAGCTTCAGCATCTCTTCTTGGAGTTCCTCTTGGACACAATTCATCATTTCTTCAGGGTCCCGCATTTGCTCCACCAAGGATTCGAGAGGCCATTTGGTGTGGAAGTACAAATGCCACCACAGAGGAAG GGAAAGAGTTGAATGATCCTAGGATTTTAACAGATGTGGGTGATGTTCCTGTTCAAGAGCTTCGAGATTGTGGAATAGATGATGACAGATTGATGAATATCATCAGTGAGTCTGTCAAACTAGTGATGGAAGAA AGTCCATTGAGGCCTTTAGTTTTAGGGGGTGATCATTCGATATCATATCCTGTAGTGAGGGCTGTTTCTGAGAAGCTTGGAGGACCTGTGGATGTTCTTCACCTTGATGCACATCCTGATATTTATGATTGCTTTGAAGGAAATAAGTATTCACATGCATCTTCTTTTGCTAGAATTATGGAGGGTGGTTATGCTAGGCGTCTCTTGCAG GTTGGCATCCGATCAATAACAAGTGAAGGACGTGAACAAGGGAAAAGATTTGGAGTTGAGCAATATGAAATGCGCACATTTTCAAAAGATCGACCCTTTTTGGAGAATCTG AAACTTGGAGAGGGTGTTAAGGGAGTGTATATCTCAATAGACGTTGACTGTCTTGATCCGGCATTTGCCCCTGGTGTTTCCCATATCGAGCCGGGAGGCCTCTCATTCCGAGATGTTCTCAACATTCTCCACAATCTTCAAGCCGATGTTGTTGGTGCAGATGTGGTTGAGTTCAACCCACAACGTGATACTGTTGATGGGATGACTGGCATGGTTGCTGCTAAATTGGTCAGAGAGTTGACTGCAAAAATATCTAAATGA